DNA sequence from the Paenibacillus azoreducens genome:
GGCAATCCTCTCCCGGGGGATCTCGTTCATGTGGTAAACCATCAAGGACGTTATCTGGCGACGGGGTACTACAATCCGGCATCGCAAATTACGGTGCGTGCCGTTTCTTACCGCGAAATCGGGCACATGGACCAGGCCTTTTTCGCCGAACGTTTTCTTGCTTGTCTCAAACATCGGGAACGCTTCCTGAATGAAGGAAATGCGTACCGGCTTGTATACGGCGAGGCTGATTTTTTGCCTGGGCTGATCGTCGACCGATTCGATGATGTACTGGTAATCCAGCTTTTGACGCTCGGAATGGATGCCCGCCGCAAAGAGATCGTAGATGCGCTGGTTGAAGTAATGAACCCGAGAGGCATCTATGAACGAAGCGATGTGCCGATCCGCGAGCTTGAAGGGTTGGAGCAGAGGAAGGGCGCGGTATATGGGGATTGTCCTCGGTATGTAACAGTTCGGGAGAACGGCCTTCTAATCCGCGTGGATATCGAAGAGGGGCAGAAAACCGGGTATTTCTTTGACCAACGGGAGAACCGTGCCTCTATCGAGCCGCTGATGACTGGTTGGGGCGGACGCAGCGGCATCACCATACAGGATGTCGAAGAAAACGGGCAGATGGTGAAACGTCCGGTCAATAAAAGCGGAAAAATCGTTACATTCCCGTATTGGGACGGTGCTACGGTCTTGGAATGCTTTTCGCATACGGGCAGTTTTACGCTGCATGCCTGCAAATATGGGGCTAAAAAAGTGACCTGTCTGGATATTTCACAGCATGCGATCGACAGCGCGAGCGAAAACGTGGAATTAAACGGCTTTGGCGACCGGGTGGAGTTCGTGGTGGACGATGCATTCCAATATTTGCGTTCCCAGGTCAAGGGACTGGAGGAAAGACAAAAGCGTGCAGCCAGCGTTTCCGAGAAGGTGGACACCTCGCAGAAAATGACTGCAGGCGGCGGCAGAACCTGGGATGTGGTTATTTTGGATCCGCCGGCATTCGCCAAGACCAAAAGCGCGGTCAAAGGCGCCTGCAGAGGGTATAAAGACATAAACCTTCATGGCATGAAGCTGGTCAATGAAGGCGGATACCTGGTAACGGCAAGCTGTTCGTACCATATGCGCCCGGATCTATTTCTTGCGACCATTCAGGAAGCGGCGGCCGACGCCGGCAAAATTTTGCGGTTGATCGAATGGCGCGCGGCAGGGAAGGACCATCCGCAAATTTTGGGCGTGGACGAAGGGCATTACTTGAAATTCGCGATTTTTGAAGTTCGAAGCAGGACATTTTAAGTGTGAGTCCAAAAAGATCGGTTTTCAGCAGCCGGCAGGGTCTAAAGCAGATCCCGCCGGCTGTTTTATATCCAGGGATACGATGTGACCAATCATTACCGTTAAGCTCTTTTGATAAATGAGTGATAGAATAGTTTAGGTCTTTGTCTTTTGTTTGCAGGGACAAGTTGTGCCGGAACAAACATATGTTCTACTATACGGCGATTATGATATACTAAATGATATATTTGTTGATTCTATTTCAGAAATTGAATTTCATAGAGCGACAGAAATCCGTAAATATTGGAGATTGCCCCGGAGTTTCGGTGAAATCTCATATACATAGATTAAAGGAGGAAGCATAATGCCGGTTCATTTTCTGATCGGACGTTCGGGAAGCGGAAAAACGACAACCATTCTCGAAGATATTTCATCCAGGCTGGGGACGGCGCCGCAAGGAAAGGCGATGATATTGCTGGTTCCGGAACAAGGCTCGTTTCAGGCCGAGCACGGGCTGGTCACGACTGGACGAGTTAAGGGAAGCGTGAGGGCCCAAGTGCTGAGCTTCCGTCGTCTGGCTTACCGCGTTATGCAGGAGACCGGGGGAGCAGCACGTATTGCGATCAGCGATGAGGGCAAAAAAATGCTGCTCTATAAAA
Encoded proteins:
- a CDS encoding class I SAM-dependent rRNA methyltransferase, which translates into the protein MATVILQKGRKKRLEQGHPWIYKNEIEAVEGNPLPGDLVHVVNHQGRYLATGYYNPASQITVRAVSYREIGHMDQAFFAERFLACLKHRERFLNEGNAYRLVYGEADFLPGLIVDRFDDVLVIQLLTLGMDARRKEIVDALVEVMNPRGIYERSDVPIRELEGLEQRKGAVYGDCPRYVTVRENGLLIRVDIEEGQKTGYFFDQRENRASIEPLMTGWGGRSGITIQDVEENGQMVKRPVNKSGKIVTFPYWDGATVLECFSHTGSFTLHACKYGAKKVTCLDISQHAIDSASENVELNGFGDRVEFVVDDAFQYLRSQVKGLEERQKRAASVSEKVDTSQKMTAGGGRTWDVVILDPPAFAKTKSAVKGACRGYKDINLHGMKLVNEGGYLVTASCSYHMRPDLFLATIQEAAADAGKILRLIEWRAAGKDHPQILGVDEGHYLKFAIFEVRSRTF